One Mus musculus strain C57BL/6J chromosome X, GRCm38.p6 C57BL/6J DNA window includes the following coding sequences:
- the Gm52420 gene encoding igE-binding protein-like, with translation MNSELFSWGTRVPVSIALRGKSDLELSKEIQDSLSEVKWNMFGLEFFLVLEALLFLFTCYQVVKAGRILDEIQDKLSEVKWGERVGAKRKHGAQNKYTGLSKGLEPEEKLRSGRNTWREIRRKRGKREKKKDQLAEVSRRRSLCSSLDGLGELALSSSEADEEFSSEETDWEEEAAHYEKKGYQPGKVLANQLRKQKAAGKGQLAAWPLGSRLQGHSAPPPYAEPPPCVVHQPCAERQWTERQCTDSFIPKEEQRKIQQAFPVFEGAEGGRVHAPVAYIQIKELAESVRNYGVSANFTIAQVERLANHAMTPGDWQTVVKAALPSMGKYMEWRALWHETAQAQARANAAALTPEQRDWTFDLLTGQGAYSADQTNYHWGAYAQISSTAIRAWKALSRAGETTGQLTKIIQGPQESFSDFVARMTEAAERIFGESEQAAPLIKQLIYEQATKECRAAIAPRKNKGLQDWLRVCRELGGPLTNAGLAAAILQSQKCSVGRNDRRTCFNCRKPGHLKKDCRAPDKKRGTLTLCSKCGKGYHRADQCRSVRDIKGRLL, from the coding sequence atgaattcagaacttttcagctggggaacgagagtaccagtgagtatagctttacgaggtaagtctgatcttgaactttctaaggaaattcaagacagtctatcagaagtaaagtggaatatgtttggccttgaattttttctagtgttagaagcccttttgttccttttcacatgttatcaagtggttaaggcagggcggattctagatgaaattcaggacaagctatcagaagtaaagtggggagagagagtaggagcaaagagaaaacatggtgcacaaaataagtatacaggcctttccaagggtcttgaacccgaggaaaagttaaggtcaggtaggaatacctggagagagattagaagaaaaagaggaaaaagggaaaagaagaaagatcaattagcggaggtctctaggagaaggagcctgtgctcatcgctggatgggctcggggagctagctcttagtagctctgaagcagatgaagaattctcctctgaagaaacagactgggaggaagaagcagctcattatgagaaaaaagggtaccagccaggtaaagtgctagctaatcagttaaggaagcaaaaagcggctggcaaaggccagcttgctgcttggcctcttggcagtcggcttcaaggtcatagtgcacctccaccctatgctgagcccccgccctgcgtagtgcatcagccctgcgcagagaggcaatggacagagaggcaatgcacagactcgttcattccaaaggaggaacaaaggaaaatacaacaggcatttccggtctttgaaggagccgagggtgggcgtgtccacgctccggtagcgtatatacagattaaagagcttgccgagtcggtccgtaactatggagtcagtgctaatttcactatagcacaagtggaaaggcttgcgaatcacgctatgactcctggtgattggcaaacggttgtaaaagccgctctccctagtatgggcaaatatatggaatggagagctctttggcatgaaactgcacaagcgcaggcccgagcaaacgcagctgctttgactccagagcagagagattggacttttgacttgttaacgggtcagggagcttattctgctgatcaaacaaactaccattggggagcttatgcccagatttcttccacggctattagggcctggaaggcgctctctcgagcaggtgaaaccactggtcagttaacaaagataatccagggacctcaggaatccttctcagattttgtggccagaatgacagaggcagcagagcgtatttttggagagtcagagcaagctgcgcctctgataaaacagctaatctatgagcaagccacaaaggagtgccgagcagccatagccccaagaaagaacaaaggtttacaagactggctcagggtttgtcgggagcttgggggacctctcaccaatgcaggcttagcggctgccatccttcaatcccaaaaatgctccgtaggcagaaatgatcggaggacatgttttaactgcaggaagcctgggcatcttaagaaagattgcagagctccagataaaaagCGGggaactctcactctttgctctaagtgtggcaagggttatcatagagccgaccagtgtcgctctgtgagggatataaagggcagactcctt